The genome window ACTCCAACCTTCCCTTTTCTGGGCCAGTCTGTTCCCAGTCCTGCAGAGAGGGAAGGTCATGGGTGTCACCGGTTTGGGCACAGGCCTGATGCAGGGCTGGTGGTAGAGGTTGTGCAGAGGAGCCCAGGCagtctcagctgctgaaggacaTTTATTGCTGTTGGGAAAGCATCTCCTTCCAAGCACACCTTTACCAGCATGGGATTAATTGCATCAGGCACGGCCCAAATGCTGTTCAGCTGCGTGCCTGAGCCCCGTGATGCCCTGTGGCATCGCCCAAGGGATGCTGCAGGAACAGGGGCTGGCACTGGAGCTCTCAGGGAAgggagatgggatgggaggTGGCTCCTTGAGCTTCTGCTTCAGGTGGGGACATGCCCTTGGATGGGTGGCACACCTGCCTATGGCAAGGGGTGAGAACTAAATGAGCTTTAAcatctcttccaacccaatccaTTCAACGATTCCATGATATATGGGGCCatgctgacagcagcagtgcaaCACCCAGGAACACTGATCCCATGGTAGGTGCAGTGCCATTAAATAGGTAAATAGAGCAATGAGTGTGTTTTCCCCCACTGTagctgccctgagctcacaGCCCAGGTGCCCACAGGCGTGTCACGGCTCCGTGTCTCTCTTGCAGGCAGGACACCGGTGAGATGTTTGCTGTGTGCCCAGCAAACTCCCCATTCCGGCAGGGCCGGGGGCGCCCAGCGCTGGGCACGGCCCTCCCAGGGGCGGGACATGGGCCGGACTCCAACTCCAACTTCGTGGGAGAGGTGTGTGACAGCAACGAGAACTGGAGCCGGCCAGCGCCGGGGTCCCCGCCGGAGGAGCGCTCCAGCCGGAGCGAAAACACCACAAATCCGTCGGATAATCTGCTGTTATTAATGCAGAGACAGATGGTGCAGGGCCGGCTCAGGGACAGCGCCCCGGGCCCGGGTGACACGCAGCCCGAGCAGGGGGAGCGCAGCCCCCCCGAGGGAGCCGAGGTCAGCGGGGCAGGGGGACAGAGCGCTGCCCAGGAGGGCTGTGAGAAAGCCCCGAGCTCCCCCGCAGAGGATAA of Zonotrichia albicollis isolate bZonAlb1 chromosome 20, bZonAlb1.hap1, whole genome shotgun sequence contains these proteins:
- the LOC102061166 gene encoding UPF0500 protein C1orf216, with the translated sequence MFAVCPANSPFRQGRGRPALGTALPGAGHGPDSNSNFVGEVCDSNENWSRPAPGSPPEERSSRSENTTNPSDNLLLLMQRQMVQGRLRDSAPGPGDTQPEQGERSPPEGAEVSGAGGQSAAQEGCEKAPSSPAEDNGYASSSLSIDSPDSTCSTAWDPPACAPPAESPPEAEPELGTLFPALAEAVQHLQDKERFKEQEKEKHHIQLVMYRRLALLRWIHGLQQRLVDQQNRLQESFDTILDNRKELIRCMQQGPACVAAAAAPGP